The Immundisolibacter cernigliae genome has a window encoding:
- a CDS encoding glutathione S-transferase family protein, whose product MKIYEDRVAPNPRRVRVFLAEKGITDVEFVAVSIGEGGILAPQFLRRNALAQVPVLELDDGSCLTESVAICRYFEYLHPKPALFGEPGLEMARVEMWNRRMEFELFWPIANVFRHIHPFFKGKHPQLPEYGEVCRAHALKRLDWLDGELADGRPFIAGDRYTIADVTALCGIDFGRISGIRIGERPHLARWHAAVSARPSAQA is encoded by the coding sequence ATGAAGATCTACGAAGACCGCGTGGCCCCGAACCCGCGACGGGTGCGGGTGTTCCTGGCCGAAAAGGGCATCACGGATGTCGAATTTGTCGCCGTCAGCATCGGCGAGGGCGGCATCCTGGCGCCGCAGTTCCTGCGCCGCAATGCGCTGGCTCAGGTGCCGGTTCTGGAGCTGGATGACGGCAGTTGCCTGACGGAATCGGTAGCAATCTGTCGTTACTTCGAATATTTGCATCCGAAACCTGCGCTTTTTGGAGAGCCCGGCTTGGAGATGGCGCGGGTGGAAATGTGGAACCGGCGCATGGAGTTCGAGCTGTTCTGGCCAATTGCCAACGTGTTCCGGCATATTCATCCGTTCTTCAAGGGCAAGCACCCACAGTTGCCGGAGTACGGCGAGGTATGCCGGGCGCATGCGCTCAAGCGTCTGGACTGGCTGGATGGCGAACTCGCCGACGGGCGGCCGTTCATCGCCGGTGACAGGTACACGATTGCCGACGTCACGGCCCTGTGCGGCATCGATTTTGGCCGCATCAGCGGCATCCGCATCGGTGAGCGGCCGCACCTGGCGCGCTGGCACGCCGCTGTTTCTGCCCGGCCCAGCGCGCAGGCCTGA
- a CDS encoding universal stress protein has product MHNSLAPKTIMVPLTAERPARLALRAAGQMARELGCRLILAYVSPEPGHMEQVGFRLESLDQIRDRLEGALGVIIEEEFGDLPHEAVARVDDPGDGILALAREHGVDLIVLETRPRSLLERVFVPSVAAKVVHHAPCAVLVLPAAMT; this is encoded by the coding sequence ATGCACAACTCACTGGCCCCGAAAACCATCATGGTGCCCCTTACCGCCGAGCGGCCGGCGCGACTGGCCCTGCGCGCCGCCGGACAGATGGCGCGTGAACTCGGCTGCCGCTTGATCCTGGCCTATGTATCGCCGGAGCCCGGCCATATGGAGCAGGTCGGTTTCAGACTGGAAAGCCTGGATCAGATTCGCGACCGCCTGGAAGGTGCGCTGGGTGTCATCATTGAGGAGGAATTCGGCGATCTGCCGCACGAGGCGGTGGCGCGGGTTGACGATCCAGGCGACGGAATCTTGGCCCTGGCTCGCGAACACGGCGTCGATCTGATCGTGCTCGAAACCCGGCCGCGCTCCCTGCTGGAGCGGGTGTTTGTCCCGTCGGTGGCGGCCAAGGTGGTGCATCACGCGCCCTGCGCGGTGCTGGTGCTACCGGCGGCAATGACATGA
- a CDS encoding SDR family NAD(P)-dependent oxidoreductase has product MDLGYSGISVVVTGAASNIGRAIALGFASEGARVTIGDIDAEQAGRVADAAQMLGGQAQAVATDVTDLAQVQRMFAAAESAHGPVKVLVNAVGWDQLMYFTETTPAFWDKIIRINYIGALNCTKTALDGMLNSGGGAIVSISSDASRQGEAREAVYGGIKAAINSFMKSVARENGRFGVRCNVVCPGVTIPDEQGEVGANSMWAAKGAMFTDEQLEKVAKALPLKKIGKPRDIANAVLFLASDRVAGHVTGQVLSVSGGYSMAG; this is encoded by the coding sequence GTGGACTTGGGGTATTCGGGAATAAGCGTGGTGGTGACCGGCGCGGCGTCCAACATCGGTCGGGCGATTGCGCTGGGTTTTGCATCCGAAGGCGCGCGGGTGACCATCGGCGACATTGATGCCGAGCAGGCCGGTCGGGTGGCCGACGCGGCGCAGATGCTGGGCGGCCAGGCGCAGGCGGTGGCCACGGACGTAACCGATCTTGCGCAGGTGCAGCGCATGTTTGCGGCGGCCGAATCGGCGCACGGGCCGGTCAAGGTACTGGTGAATGCGGTCGGCTGGGACCAGCTGATGTACTTCACGGAAACCACGCCCGCGTTCTGGGACAAGATCATCCGCATCAATTACATCGGCGCCCTGAACTGCACCAAGACGGCGCTGGACGGCATGCTCAATTCCGGCGGCGGGGCTATCGTGTCGATCAGCTCGGACGCCAGCCGTCAGGGCGAGGCCCGCGAGGCGGTGTATGGCGGCATCAAGGCGGCCATCAACAGCTTCATGAAAAGCGTGGCGCGCGAGAACGGCCGCTTTGGCGTGCGCTGCAACGTGGTCTGTCCCGGGGTGACCATTCCGGACGAGCAGGGGGAAGTCGGCGCCAACAGCATGTGGGCCGCCAAGGGCGCCATGTTCACCGACGAGCAGCTGGAAAAAGTCGCCAAGGCCTTGCCGCTGAAGAAAATCGGCAAGCCGCGGGATATCGCCAACGCGGTGCTGTTTCTGGCTTCCGACCGGGTGGCTGGCCATGTGACGGGCCAGGTGCTGTCGGTCAGCGGCGGTTACTCGATGGCCGGTTGA
- a CDS encoding dihydrodipicolinate synthase family protein: MANKLPFTKSEAKTWAKQTLRDWYDCPCTPFLPDDSLDEEGLRRNVEHFIDIGESGLVLGGFVAECWNMSVTEWMRYHEVIAETAAGRIPLHTIIFDQSVHQAMEKLNFCEKLGFVAAEVITPIVQLRSDQEIYDYFKYLADHSNLALLFYRSMVAGHLISLDLSRRLSEIPTYVGMKQGSLNHDDSLKLRRMTGEDFIVSDPFEHHWLNDLRQGGQVIYGAFAHILYGKKRGLLEQYTALARAGKWEEAFAVSQQLQPVRDFYDEIMFAPLSGNFTYATTLGNLKVCYEALGMAGGVMRSPIRQVAPEKREWIRGRLKELGVV, encoded by the coding sequence ATGGCCAACAAACTGCCCTTCACCAAATCCGAAGCCAAGACCTGGGCCAAGCAGACCCTACGCGACTGGTACGACTGCCCGTGCACGCCGTTCCTGCCCGACGACAGCCTCGACGAGGAGGGCCTGCGCCGCAACGTCGAACACTTCATCGACATCGGCGAGAGCGGGCTGGTGCTGGGCGGCTTCGTGGCCGAGTGCTGGAACATGTCGGTCACCGAGTGGATGCGCTACCACGAGGTGATCGCCGAGACGGCTGCCGGTCGCATCCCGCTGCACACCATCATCTTCGACCAGAGCGTCCATCAGGCGATGGAGAAGCTCAACTTCTGCGAGAAGCTCGGCTTCGTGGCGGCGGAAGTCATCACGCCCATCGTGCAACTGCGCTCGGACCAGGAAATCTACGACTACTTCAAGTACCTGGCCGACCACTCCAATCTGGCGCTGCTGTTCTACCGCTCCATGGTGGCCGGGCACCTGATCAGCCTGGATCTTTCCCGGCGCCTGTCGGAGATCCCGACCTACGTGGGCATGAAGCAGGGCAGCCTGAACCACGATGATTCGCTCAAGCTGCGGCGCATGACGGGCGAGGATTTCATCGTCAGCGACCCGTTCGAGCACCACTGGCTGAACGACCTGCGTCAGGGCGGCCAGGTCATCTACGGCGCTTTTGCCCACATCCTGTATGGCAAAAAGCGCGGCCTGCTGGAGCAGTACACGGCACTGGCGCGGGCCGGCAAGTGGGAAGAGGCGTTTGCCGTCTCGCAGCAACTGCAGCCGGTGCGCGACTTCTACGACGAGATCATGTTCGCGCCGCTGTCCGGTAACTTCACCTACGCCACCACGCTGGGCAACCTGAAGGTCTGCTACGAGGCGCTGGGCATGGCCGGCGGCGTCATGCGCTCGCCGATCCGCCAGGTGGCGCCCGAGAAGCGCGAGTGGATCCGCGGGCGGCTGAAGGAGCTGGGGGTGGTCTGA
- a CDS encoding DUF1330 domain-containing protein, with translation MAVIMVSTLKVKDWDLLAEYRKGAGPIVRGHGGELLGRSNAPECLHGTPADSVVLFRFPSREAVDVWLNDPEYAKLKPLRDRAADITLLVIDAPAP, from the coding sequence ATGGCCGTCATCATGGTTTCGACCCTCAAGGTCAAGGACTGGGATTTGCTCGCCGAGTACCGCAAGGGCGCCGGCCCCATCGTGCGCGGCCACGGCGGTGAGCTGCTGGGTCGCAGCAACGCGCCCGAATGCCTGCACGGCACGCCCGCCGATTCGGTGGTGCTGTTCCGCTTTCCGAGTCGGGAAGCCGTGGACGTGTGGCTGAACGATCCCGAATACGCCAAGCTGAAACCCCTGCGCGACCGGGCGGCCGACATCACGCTGCTGGTGATCGACGCGCCCGCGCCCTGA